From Brassica oleracea var. oleracea cultivar TO1000 chromosome C3, BOL, whole genome shotgun sequence, a single genomic window includes:
- the LOC106328007 gene encoding F-box/LRR-repeat protein 3 translates to MKKAKQIQHMISKPFDLLSEELVFIILDLVAQSPSDLKSFSLTCKWFYQVEARHRRSLKPLRAEYLPRILTRYRNTSDLDLTFCPRVTDYALSVVGCLSGPTLRSVDLSRSFSFSAAGLLRLAVKCVSLVEIDLSNATEMRDAAAAVVAEAKSLERLKLGRCKKLTDMGIGCIAVGCRKLKRVSLKWCVGVGDLGVGLLAVKCKDLRSLDLSYLPITGKCLHDVLKLQHLEELLLQGCFGVDDDSLKSLTHHCNSLKNLDASSCQNLTQRGLTSLLSGARCLERLDLAHSSSVISLDFASSLNKVSSALQSIRLDGCSVTCDGLKAIGTLCISLREVSLSKCVTVTDEGLSCLVMKLKDLRKLDITCCRKLTGVSITQVANSCPLLVSLKMESCSLVSRDAFWLLGHKCRLLEELDFTDNEIDDGGLKSISSCRSLSSLKLGICLNITDRGLSYIGMGCSNLRELDLYRSVGITDIGISSIAQGCCHLETINISYCKDITDRSLVSLSKCSMLQTFESRGCQHITCQGLAAIAVRCKRLTKLDLKKCPFINDSGLLTLAHFSQGLKQISVSETGVTDVGLVSLANIGCLQNIAAVNTRGLSPSGVAAALVGCGGLRKAKLHASLRLLVPPSLITHMEARGCAFLWKDYNNHNNNNTLQAELDPKYWKLQLEEDIEL, encoded by the exons ATGAAGAAGGCGAAGCAGATTCAACACATGATCTCAAAGCCTTTCGATCTTCTGTCGGAGGAGCTGGTCTTCATAATCCTAGACCTCGTCGCTCAGAGCCCTTCCGATCTCAAATCCTTCTCTCTTACCTGCAAATGGTTCTACCAAGTGGAGGCCAGGCACCGGAGATCCCTGAAACCTCTCCGAGCGGAGTATCTTCCTCGAATCCTGACAAGATACCGGAATACCTCCGATCTCGATCTTACCTTCTGCCCGCGCGTCACGGACTACGCGCTTAGCGTGGTCGGGTGCCTCTCCGGACCGACGCTGAGGTCAGTAGACTTATCGAGGTCATTCTCCTTCTCGGCGGCGGGGCTGCTGAGACTGGCGGTGAAATGTGTGAGTCTGGTGGAGATAGACCTGTCGAACGCGACGGAGATGAGGGACGCGGCAGCGGCGGTGGTGGCGGAGGCGAAGAGCTTGGAGAGGCTGAAGCTGGGGAGATGCAAGAAGCTGACGGACATGGGAATAGGATGTATAGCGGTGGGATGTAGGAAGCTGAAGAGGGTGAGCTTGAAATGGTGTGTCGGCGTCGGAGATTTAGGAGTCGGTCTGCTTGCCGTCAAATGCAAGGACCTTCGCTCCTTAGACCTCTCCTACTTGCCG ATCACAGGCAAGTGTTTGCATGATGTTCTCAAACTTCAACACCTTGAAGAACTTCTTCTACAAGGTTGCTTCGGAGTCGATGATGACTCTCTTAAATCACTCACTCATCATTGCAACTCCTTAAAG AACCTGGATGCATCGAGTTGCCAGAATTTAACTCAGAGAGGTTTAACCTCACTTTTAAGCGGGGCCAGATGTCTCGAGCGCCTTGATCTAGCACACTCTTCTTCT GTGATCTCATTGGATTTTGCAAGTAGCTTAAACAAGGTTTCTTCAGCATTGCAGTCGATCAGGTTGGATGGTTGTTCGGTAACTTGTGATGGGTTGAAGGCGATAGGGACACTGTGCATTTCCCTCAGAGAGGTTAGCCTAAGCAAATGTGTCACCGTAACTGATGAAGGTCTCTCTTGTCTAGTTATGAAACTCAAAGACCTTAGAAAACTTGACATCACCTGTTGCCGGAAACTAACTGGAGTTTCAATCACCCAAGTCGCCAATTCTTGTCCTTTACTAGTCTCTTTGAAGATGGAGTCTTGTTCCCTTGTTTCCAGAGATGCCTTTTGGTTGCTCGGACACAAGTGTCGCCTACTTGAAGAGCTTGACTTTACTGACAATGAGATTGATGATGGAG GACTAAAATCCATATCCAGTTGTCGTAGTCTTTCCTCGTTGAAGTTGGGAATATGTCTGAATATAACAGACAGAGGACTCTCGTACATTGGTATGGGCTGCTCAAATCTCCGTGAACTTGATCTCTACAGGTCGGTAGGAATAACAGACATAGGAATCTCATCGATCGCGCAAGGCTGCTGTCATCTCGAAACAATAAACATATCATACTGCAAAGACATCACAGACAGGTCCTTGGTGTCATTGTCAAAATGCTCAATGTTACAAACATTCGAGAGCAGGGGATGTCAACACATCACTTGCCAAGGACTTGCCGCCATTGCTGTTCGATGTAAGCGGCTCACCAAGCTCGACTTGAAAAAGTGTCCTTTCATCAATGACTCCGGTTTGCTCACTCTCGCTCACTTTTCACAGGGCCTCAAACAG ATAAGCGTGTCGGAGACGGGGGTGACAGACGTGGGACTTGTGTCGCTAGCAAACATAGGGTGTTTGCAGAACATAGCGGCAGTGAACACGCGGGGTTTAAGCCCGAGTGGAGTAGCAGCAGCGTTGGTTGGGTGTGGAGGTTTAAGGAAAGCGAAACTCCACGCTTCCCTCAGATTACTAGTTCCTCCTTCTCTTATTACCCACATGGAAGCTCGTGGTTGCGCCTTCCTGTGGAAAGACTATAACAATCATAATAATAATAACACACTTCAG GCGGAGTTAGATCCCAAGTACTGGAAGCTACAGCTGGAAGAAGATATTGAGCTTTAG
- the LOC106328753 gene encoding protein LURP-one-related 15-like, which produces MEQPYVYAYPPGTAPPPPQGSGIAGVIVDPRFCAPYPVDLAIVRKMMKLTDGNFVITDVNGNLLFKVKEPMFGLHDKRILLDGSGSPVLTLREKMVSLHDRWQVFRGGSTEQRDLLYTVKRSSMLQFKTKLDVFLSHNKDEKRCDFRVKGSWFERSCVVYAGESDAIVAQMHKKHTVQSVFLGKDNFSVTVYPNVDYAFIASLVVILDDVNREDRAAAGSS; this is translated from the exons ATGGAGCAACCTTATGTGTATGCTTACCCACCAGGCACGGCTCCTCCGCCTCCACAAGGCAGTGGCATCGCCGGAGTGATAGTGGATCCAAGGTTCTGTGCTCCGTATCCCGTGGATCTGGCGATCGTGCGGAAGATGATGAAGTTGACTGACGGTAACTTCGTTATAACGGACGTTAACGGGAACTTGTTGTTCAAGGTGAAGGAGCCGATGTTCGGTCTTCATGACAAGAGGATTTTATTGGATGGTTCTGGATCTCCGGTCTTGACTTTGAGAGAGAAG ATGGTGAGCTTGCATGACAGGTGGCAAGTATTTAGAGGAGGGAGTACGGAGCAGCGTGATCTACTGTACACGGTTAAGAGATCGTCGATGCTTCAGTTTAAGACCAAACTTGATGTGTTTTTGAGTCACAATAAGGATGAGAAGAGATGCGATTTTAGGGTGAAAGGGAGCTGGTTTGAGCGCTCTTGTGTCGTCTACGCCGGCGAATCTGACGCCATCGTTGCCCAA ATGCACAAGAAGCACACGGTGCAGAGCGTGTTCTTGGGAAAAGATAATTTCTCGGTGACGGTTTATCCAAACGTGGACTATGCCTTCATTGCCTCTCTCGTCGTCATTCTCGATGATGTTAACCGAGAAGACCGCGCCGCCGCCGGCAGTAGCTGA
- the LOC106335137 gene encoding uncharacterized protein LOC106335137, translating into METTGSLLLRKMMVRVLLMGVLVILVRFAYVVTITGESCNRGDFCFFSLPQNLNLVISSGSSAIRSTSSSSGHDDLYTSRDWIQSVRFYSSIFQDLISDGYLSPESNTLCVETATGQDVFALREIGVKNSIGISKKAFRPLVVRGEGHAIPFQDNTFDFVFSGGGRLGKSLKQLEFADEITRTLKPRGIAVVHVGATDTYSFNSFLDLFNSCSLLKMRDLDAPFDSPHVREFVIHKVEQVAGGHHHHQNSGGGKCWIPAYKRDLIRDAEPLIQDEPLKPWITLKRNIQNVKYIPSMVDIRFKSRYVYVDVGARSYGSSIGSWFKKQYPKQNQTFDVFAIEADKAFHDEYKIKKKVQLLPYAAWVRNETLSFEINHDPGKDAEAKAMGRGMGRIQPVTKSSSSLAGEVNLIQGFDFADWLKKSVRERDFVVMKMDVEGTEFDLIPRLIKTGAICLIDELFLECHYNRWQRCCPGQRSLKYNKTYNQCLELFTSLRQRGVLVHQWW; encoded by the coding sequence ATGGAGACGACGGGGAGCTTGCTGTTGCGGAAAATGATGGTGCGGGTGCTTCTCATGGGCGTTCTCGTCATCCTCGTTCGATTTGCTTATGTGGTCACCATCACTGGTGAATCATGCAACCGCGGCGACTTCTGCTTCTTCTCTCTCCCTCAGAATCTCAACCTCGTCATCTCCTCCGGCTCTTCAGCCATCAGATCTACCTCCTCCTCCTCAGGCCACGATGACCTCTACACCAGCAGGGACTGGATCCAATCCGTTCGGTTTTACTCGTCCATCTTTCAGGATCTCATCTCCGACGGTTACCTCTCCCCGGAGTCGAACACGCTGTGTGTAGAGACGGCTACAGGGCAAGATGTGTTCGCCCTGAGAGAGATTGGGGTGAAGAACTCCATCGGGATCTCTAAGAAGGCCTTTCGCCCTTTGGTGGTGAGAGGCGAGGGCCACGCTATTCCTTTCCAGGACAACACCTTCGATTTCGTCTTCTCCGGTGGTGGCCGCCTTGGGAAGTCGTTGAAGCAGTTGGAGTTCGCCGACGAGATCACTCGGACCCTGAAGCCCCGAGGGATTGCGGTTGTTCATGTTGGAGCCACAGATACGTACAGTTTCAATTCATTCCTTGATTTGTTTAATTCTTGCAGTTTGTTGAAGATGCGTGATCTAGACGCTCCTTTTGATTCTCCTCATGTCAGAGAATTCGTTATTCATAAGGTTGAACAAGTAGCAGGTGGTCACCACCACCATCAGAATTCTGGTGGTGGCAAGTGCTGGATCCCTGCTTACAAAAGAGACTTGATTCGGGACGCTGAGCCCCTCATTCAAGACGAGCCTTTAAAGCCTTGGATCACTCTCAAGCGCAACATTCAAAACGTTAAATATATCCCTTCCATGGTTGATATTCGTTTCAAGAGCAGATACGTTTACGTTGATGTTGGTGCCCGAAGCTACGGTTCAAGCATTGGGAGCTGGTTCAAGAAACAGTACCCCAAGCAGAACCAGACTTTTGATGTTTTCGCCATTGAGGCTGACAAGGCCTTCCATGACGAGTATAAGATCAAGAAGAAGGTGCAGCTCTTGCCCTATGCTGCCTGGGTCAGGAACGAGACTTTGTCCTTTGAGATCAATCACGATCCTGGAAAAGATGCTGAAGCCAAAGCAATGGGCAGGGGAATGGGAAGAATTCAGCCAGTTACAAAATCTTCCTCGAGCTTAGCTGGAGAGGTGAACCTGATTCAAGGGTTCGATTTCGCTGACTGGTTGAAGAAGAGTGTGAGAGAGAGGGACTTTGTTGTGATGAAGATGGATGTTGAAGGAACTGAATTCGATCTGATCCCCAGGCTGATCAAGACTGGAGCCATTTGTCTTATCGATGAGTTGTTCCTTGAATGCCATTACAACAGGTGGCAGAGATGTTGTCCTGGCCAAAGGAGCCTGAAGTACAACAAGACTTATAACCAATGCTTAGAGCTCTTCACTTCGCTCAGACAACGTGGGGTGCTTGTCCATCAATGGTGGTAA
- the LOC106335138 gene encoding cation/H(+) antiporter 27-like: protein MENITKTYNYGGVDWICETWIGASSMGIAHGENPIKFALPLLLLQISVVSLFSMFFQFLLRPFGKFAFLAQILAGICLGPSIIGRNKQYMSTFFYTRSIYIIESFEAICFLFICYVTTCQIDTHMIKRVGRLAFINGIVLFLIPFLWGQFTAILISKRLGGRPAGVPPAEFHHVAIVQSTMFFQVVYGVLSNLKMLNTEPGRLALASMMVHDCLSWCFFMLNIALKHNTHSADKNHAYFLSAAQVQIIADANDSGNSIRVPTDNGVDDEENTSGTLSKGIISHRYMCLALHLLSLVRICGLTLLLWRGGLGSSHPETSASWNRTLRKNGDLIRYEILFGMVRFAKVVAVALPSLYYNVPLWHAILVGFIVNIQGIYDVQIYKQNFNYRKISKKTFGAMVMSAMINSTILIVVVKKVYQTMSKRNPYKRRTVQHCRIEAPLRILTCFRQREAVRPVLDLVELSRPAIGSPLSVFALNLEELNNHSLPLLIHHTQEISPFVVPSPRDQIVKAFHNYKKSNPETVLIECFTAVAPRKTMHEDVCTIAFDQETDLVVLTLDAGMESWERLLCRNLLQTCPCSVALFIDRGRLPDFRFVPIKKLCITICAVFLGGPDDREMLAYATRLANHPSVELHVFRLLDHNGASPLRDMVERNHDMRVINMFRKENSENNIIFREVRIEEAVELMELLRKEGDDFDVMMVGIRHEENLLMLEGLSEWSNMKELGELGDLLISKDLQLSVSVLALHQ from the exons ATGGAAAATATAACCAAAACATATAACTACGGAGGAGTAGACTGGATTTGCGAGACATGGATAGGTGCAAGCTCGATGGGCATTGCGCATGGAGAGAATCCGATCAAGTTTGCTCTTCCTCTTCTTCTCCTTCAGATATCTGTGGTCTCCCTATTTTCCATGTTTTTTCAGTTCCTTCTCCGGCCTTTCGGAAAATTTGCATTTCTCGCTCAGATCCTC GCTGGGATCTGCTTAGGACCGTCAATTATAGGACGTAACAAACAGTACATGTCGACATTTTTCTACACGAGAAGCATTTACATAATCGAATCCTTTGAGGCCATATGTTTCCTCTTCATCTGCTACGTCACAACATGTCAAATAGACACGCATATGATAAAGAGAGTAGGCAGGTTAGCATTCATAAACGGCATCGTCCTTTTCCTCATACCTTTCCTGTGGGGCCAATTCACTGCCATCTTGATCTCCAAGAGGCTAGGAGGTAGACCCGCTGGGGTACCTCCTGCGGAGTTTCATCACGTGGCGATCGTGCAGTCCACCATGTTCTTTCAGGTGGTTTACGGAGTGTTGTCGAACCTAAAGATGCTCAACACCGAGCCAGGGAGGTTAGCACTTGCCTCCATGATGGTCCATGACTGCCTCTCTTGGTGTTTTTTCATGCTTAACATCGCCCTTAAACATAACACTCACTCAGCCGATAAAAATCACGCCTATTTCTTGTCCGCCGCACAGGTAC AAATAATTGCAGATGCTAATGATAGTGGTAATAGTATACGTGTTCCGACCGATAATGGTGTGGATGATGAAGAGAACACCAGTGGGACACTCTCTAAAGGCATCATATCTCACCGTTATATGTGTCTTGCTCTTCATCTCCTCTCTCTGGTCAGAATTTGTGGGCTTACCTTACTTCTTTGGCGCGGTGGCCTTGGGTCTAGCCACCCCGAAACGTCCGCCTCTTGGAACAGGACTCTCCGAAAAAAT GGAGATTTAATCCGATATGAGATACTCTTTGGCATGGTCCGGTTCGCCAAAGTCGTGGCTGTTGCCTTGCCTTCCCTTTACTATAATGTGCCACTTTGGCACGCCATTCTTGTCGGGTTTATCGTCAATATCCAAGGAATTTACGATGTTCAAATCTACAAACAGAACTTCAATTACAGG AAAATATCAAAGAAAACATTTGGAGCAATGGTGATGTCAGCAATGATAAACTCAACAATTCTCATAGTAGTTGTCAAGAAAGTGTACCAAACCATGAGCAAACGCAACCCTTACAAGAGACGTACGGTTCAACACTGTCGAATCGAGGCTCCTTTGAGGATCCTCACTTGTTTCAGGCAGCGCGAGGCGGTCCGTCCAGTGCTGGACCTCGTCGAACTCTCTCGTCCAGCCATCGGATCTCCTCTCTCCGTCTTCGCCTTGAACTTAGAAGAGCTGAATAACCATAGTCTTCCTCTTCTCATTCATCACACTCAAGAGATAAGTCCCTTCGTCGTGCCTAGCCCAAGAGACCAGATCGTTAAGGCCTTCCACAACTACAAGAAGAGTAATCCG GAGACCGTACTGATAGAGTGCTTTACGGCGGTGGCACCGCGGAAGACGATGCACGAGGACGTTTGCACAATTGCATTTGACCAGGAGACAGATCTTGTGGTCCTAACTCTTGATGCCGGGATGGAGTCGTGGGAGAGGCTGTTGTGTAGGAATCTCCTGCAAACATGTCCGTGCTCCGTCGCGCTCTTCATAGACCGAGGGAGGCTCCCTGATTTCAGGTTCGTTCCCATCAAAAAGCTTTGCATCACTATCTGTGCTGTCTTCTTAGGCGGACCAGATGACCGCGAAATGCTTGCGTATGCTACACGCTTAGCAAACCATCCGAGCGTCGAGCTTCATGTCTTCCGGCTGTTGGATCACAACGGCGCCTCGCCGCTCCGAGACATGGTCGAGAGAAATCACGACATGAGAGTCATCAACATGTTCCGCAAAGAGAATTCCGAAAATAACATAATATTCAGAGAG GTAAGAATAGAGGAAGCTGTGGAATTGATGGAGTTGCTAAGGAAGGAAGGAGACGACTTCGATGTGATGATGGTTGGGATAAGACACGAAGAGAATCTATTGATGTTGGAAGGGTTGTCAGAATGGAGCAACATGAAGGAATTAGGAGAGCTTGGAGATTTGTTGATCTCCAAAGATCTCCAGCTCTCTGTTTCTGTTCTCGCTCTCCACCAATGA